One region of Halohasta litchfieldiae genomic DNA includes:
- the spt4 gene encoding transcription elongation factor subunit Spt4: MAKSRLACRECHYVNEADLQNCQSCGSSSLTEDWAGYVIIPHPEQSEIATEMNVTEPGSYALKVR, from the coding sequence ATGGCCAAATCGCGACTCGCCTGCCGGGAGTGTCACTACGTCAACGAGGCTGACCTCCAGAACTGTCAGAGCTGTGGATCCTCGAGCCTGACCGAAGACTGGGCGGGCTACGTTATCATTCCACATCCCGAACAGAGCGAGATCGCAACCGAAATGAACGTCACCGAACCCGGTAGCTACGCGCTGA